A region of Planococcus sp. MSAK28401 DNA encodes the following proteins:
- a CDS encoding halocin C8 precursor-like protein, which produces MSIKPFEKVLMLAIAAILIVSSAFSSVGAVNAETSMFEKGTSNVEQNEFNQIRNALKNTEEYQAYKENTKINSISKGDIIINTVDGSKGDIAYIEFVFGGLAKTSDNLAYVQFTYDVKNGDILTNQAVYAENIDQGKIRINAFYNLDGNQTEIYDITVDTAGTIFDEKGLMLSHDDFVASAEHKIQQAGKNADEFGAYASFCEYAVGALCGTGGGVLCYAAAGALGITTGIGGLGLAAVCALIGSVGCTAATDQICN; this is translated from the coding sequence ATGTCAATCAAACCTTTTGAAAAAGTTCTGATGCTAGCAATAGCAGCTATTCTCATTGTCTCTTCTGCATTTAGTTCCGTAGGTGCTGTCAATGCTGAAACTTCAATGTTTGAAAAAGGAACATCGAATGTCGAGCAAAATGAGTTTAATCAAATCAGAAATGCGTTAAAAAATACAGAAGAGTATCAGGCATACAAAGAGAACACCAAAATTAACTCAATTTCAAAAGGTGACATAATTATCAACACAGTAGATGGTTCCAAAGGCGATATTGCATATATTGAATTCGTGTTTGGAGGACTTGCGAAAACAAGTGATAACCTCGCATACGTTCAATTCACATATGATGTAAAAAATGGGGATATACTGACGAATCAAGCGGTCTATGCAGAAAATATAGACCAAGGAAAAATACGCATCAATGCCTTCTATAACTTGGACGGGAATCAAACCGAAATTTACGACATTACCGTCGATACAGCAGGGACGATTTTTGACGAAAAGGGTTTGATGCTTAGCCACGATGATTTTGTCGCTTCTGCAGAACATAAGATTCAGCAGGCTGGAAAGAACGCAGACGAATTTGGAGCTTATGCTTCTTTTTGTGAATATGCAGTTGGGGCTCTGTGCGGTACCGGTGGAGGCGTGTTGTGTTATGCTGCAGCGGGTGCTCTGGGAATCACTACCGGGATTGGCGGTTTAGGCTTAGCGGCTGTCTGTGCTTTGATAGGCAGTGTCGGCTGTACAGCTGCGACAGATCAAATTTGTAATTGA
- a CDS encoding MoeB/ThiF family adenylyltransferase, whose translation MNERYSRQELFEPIGIAGQKKLKKKHVLIVGAGALGAGSAEMLVRAGIGKLTIVDRDYVEWSNLQRQQLYTEKDAEQRIPKAVAAKSRLMLVNSDVEIISHTMDVSVKEMTTLVNGVDLILDASDNFDIRMIINDISQKERIPWIYSACVGSYGLSYTIVPDSTPCLNCLLEAVPMEGLTCDTVGIISPAVQMVLSIQIAEALKILVEDSTQLRKKLISFDLWKNHYSSIDVGKLWDKDCPSCGKNRTYPYLSYSSQLKTAVLCGRDTVQIRPPHPVDRDLGKLSTVLSKLGREVFRNPYLLSFTTSDCRLVVFNDGRVLIHGTKSIDKAKSLYHRYLS comes from the coding sequence GTGAACGAAAGATACTCACGACAGGAACTTTTCGAACCGATTGGGATAGCGGGACAAAAGAAATTAAAGAAGAAGCATGTTTTAATTGTCGGTGCAGGAGCATTAGGTGCCGGCAGTGCAGAAATGCTGGTTAGAGCAGGGATAGGAAAACTCACCATCGTTGACCGGGATTATGTGGAATGGAGCAATCTTCAGCGACAACAGCTATATACGGAAAAGGATGCAGAACAACGAATTCCAAAAGCGGTAGCAGCTAAGAGCCGTTTAATGCTGGTCAATTCTGATGTAGAGATTATTAGTCATACCATGGATGTTTCAGTGAAAGAAATGACAACGCTGGTAAATGGGGTCGATTTGATTTTAGATGCGAGTGATAATTTCGATATCAGAATGATCATAAATGACATCTCTCAAAAAGAACGAATTCCTTGGATTTATAGTGCCTGTGTAGGCAGTTATGGACTCTCTTATACAATTGTTCCAGATAGCACACCATGTTTAAATTGTCTGCTTGAGGCTGTGCCCATGGAAGGATTGACCTGTGATACTGTTGGCATCATCAGTCCCGCTGTTCAAATGGTTCTTTCAATCCAGATAGCAGAGGCACTGAAAATTTTAGTGGAAGATTCAACTCAGTTAAGGAAAAAGCTTATCTCATTCGACCTCTGGAAAAACCATTACTCATCTATTGATGTGGGGAAGTTATGGGACAAGGATTGTCCTTCTTGTGGAAAAAATCGGACATACCCTTATCTTTCTTACTCGTCCCAGTTAAAAACTGCTGTTTTATGCGGAAGAGACACCGTTCAAATCCGGCCTCCTCATCCAGTGGATAGAGATTTAGGAAAGCTGAGCACAGTTTTATCGAAGCTTGGAAGGGAAGTCTTTCGTAATCCCTATTTGCTCTCTTTTACAACGAGCGACTGTCGTCTAGTTGTTTTTAATGACGGCCGTGTTTTAATCCACGGCACAAAGAGCATCGACAAAGCTAAAAGTTTATATCACCGATATTTAAGCTAA
- a CDS encoding thiazole synthase, with protein MLRINNFEYSSRLLLGTGKYPDFDTQKAAIDVSGTEILTFSVRRMNIFEASQPNLLEKLDLAKYSLLPNTAGAKSAEEAVRIAKLARASGLCDMIKVEVIGCEKTLLPDPIETLKASEELLKEGFTVLPYTSDDVLLARRLEELGCHAIMPGASPIGSGQGIINRLNLSYIIEQTTVPVIVDAGIGTPSDAAIAMELGAAGVLLNTAVSGAKDPIKMALAMKLSIQAGRLGYEAGRIPIRRYATPSSPVEEMSHK; from the coding sequence ATGTTGAGAATAAATAATTTTGAGTATTCTTCCCGATTATTGCTGGGAACGGGAAAGTATCCTGACTTTGATACCCAAAAAGCAGCGATTGATGTTTCGGGTACTGAGATTTTAACTTTTTCCGTTCGGAGAATGAATATTTTTGAAGCCAGCCAACCCAACCTCCTTGAAAAGTTGGATTTGGCAAAATACTCGTTACTGCCCAACACAGCGGGAGCAAAGAGTGCTGAGGAAGCAGTCCGAATTGCGAAATTAGCTCGAGCATCGGGTCTTTGTGACATGATAAAAGTGGAAGTTATCGGCTGTGAAAAAACTTTGCTGCCCGATCCTATTGAAACACTGAAAGCATCTGAAGAACTGTTAAAAGAAGGATTTACCGTTTTACCATATACATCGGATGATGTGTTGCTCGCAAGACGGCTTGAAGAATTAGGTTGTCATGCTATTATGCCTGGCGCCTCTCCCATTGGCTCGGGTCAGGGAATCATCAACCGTTTAAACTTATCATATATTATTGAACAGACAACTGTTCCTGTCATTGTCGATGCAGGGATTGGAACACCTTCTGATGCGGCCATTGCAATGGAATTGGGGGCAGCAGGAGTCTTATTGAACACGGCAGTATCCGGGGCGAAAGATCCCATAAAAATGGCTCTTGCAATGAAGCTTTCAATCCAAGCAGGAAGACTCGGGTATGAGGCTGGACGTATACCGATAAGGCGATATGCTACGCCGAGTAGTCCGGTGGAAGAGATGAGCCACAAGTGA
- the thiS gene encoding sulfur carrier protein ThiS, producing MKLTVNGTQVDVPNGTTTIVDLLQYFELNQKVIIVERNNEILEKAKHNETLLSQGDKIELVHFVGGG from the coding sequence ATGAAGTTAACAGTAAATGGAACCCAAGTGGACGTACCAAATGGAACAACAACTATAGTGGATCTGTTGCAGTATTTTGAATTGAATCAGAAAGTTATAATTGTTGAAAGAAACAATGAAATACTGGAGAAAGCAAAACATAATGAAACTCTTCTTTCTCAAGGAGATAAAATCGAATTAGTTCATTTTGTAGGAGGCGGATAA
- the thiO gene encoding glycine oxidase ThiO, with amino-acid sequence MNKTYDAIVVGGGVNGGAIAYNLAKEGLKVLLLEKDRFASKASGAAAGMLGAQVEFDGVGPLFQLAKKSRAMFSGIAEELKMLSGIDIELKNQGILKVALTETQQTNQVRDARIYEKNGEGAQLLTVEETRNREPSLTKEIMGGMYLERDGQVAASRLTWGFIKSASELGSVLKEHVEVSSFYFSEGKVTGVATSEGDFFSNKVVVTGGAWSEKLLKATGLSLEAYPVKGECFSVKSETPLLAGPVFSEGCYLVPKEGGRIVVGATVIPYTFNQQVTLEGLSSLVKKAESLVPSIVTAEWERAWAGIRPQTADGLPYLGEHPAYQGLYIATGHFRNGILLSPITGKVMAELIVGTRPSIDITPFHVNRKILNRNVKRWSK; translated from the coding sequence GTGAACAAAACATATGATGCCATTGTAGTGGGTGGCGGAGTGAATGGTGGCGCCATCGCATATAACTTGGCAAAAGAAGGATTAAAGGTTTTGCTTTTGGAAAAAGATCGTTTTGCGAGTAAAGCGTCTGGAGCTGCGGCTGGGATGTTGGGTGCACAAGTGGAATTTGATGGTGTAGGTCCGCTTTTTCAGTTGGCAAAGAAGAGCAGGGCGATGTTTAGTGGAATTGCTGAAGAATTGAAGATGCTCAGTGGAATTGATATTGAATTAAAAAATCAGGGCATTTTAAAAGTTGCTTTAACTGAAACGCAACAAACCAACCAAGTAAGGGATGCCCGAATCTATGAGAAGAACGGGGAGGGCGCGCAACTGCTCACAGTCGAGGAAACAAGGAATAGAGAGCCTTCATTAACAAAGGAAATCATGGGAGGTATGTATCTTGAACGAGACGGGCAAGTAGCAGCATCTCGATTAACATGGGGATTTATCAAATCTGCATCTGAACTCGGCTCGGTATTGAAAGAACATGTAGAAGTTTCTTCTTTTTATTTCTCTGAAGGAAAAGTGACAGGTGTAGCCACTAGTGAGGGGGATTTTTTCAGCAACAAAGTGGTGGTGACTGGAGGAGCTTGGAGCGAAAAATTATTGAAGGCTACAGGGTTGTCCCTGGAAGCTTATCCGGTAAAGGGAGAATGCTTTTCTGTAAAGTCGGAAACACCCCTATTGGCCGGACCTGTTTTTTCAGAAGGCTGTTATCTTGTCCCGAAAGAAGGTGGACGAATTGTCGTAGGAGCAACAGTCATACCTTATACCTTTAACCAACAAGTCACTTTAGAAGGGCTTTCCTCATTGGTTAAGAAGGCTGAAAGTCTCGTCCCTTCTATAGTTACAGCCGAATGGGAAAGGGCGTGGGCTGGGATTCGGCCACAGACTGCTGATGGGCTGCCTTATTTAGGTGAACACCCAGCTTATCAAGGACTGTACATCGCGACTGGGCATTTCAGGAATGGGATTTTACTATCTCCAATTACTGGGAAGGTGATGGCCGAGCTAATTGTGGGAACCCGCCCTTCCATTGATATAACCCCATTTCATGTAAATCGAAAAATCTTAAATAGAAACGTCAAGAGGTGGAGTAAATGA
- the tenI gene encoding thiazole tautomerase TenI gives MKTGELHLISTGNQRAEELADILSQIHPYIDFIHLREKARSAKDIYQLIQLLIDKKVPRSKIVMNDRIDVAMAANINSIQLASNSLPVELVKKTFPHVKAGCSIHSAEEARLAEKNGADFLFFGHIYPTQSKPGLSPRGIEHLRIIVESVDIPVIAIGGITPDLTPEVVKAGAKGIAVMSGVLEDADPLKTVQSYRTSLTKE, from the coding sequence ATGAAAACAGGGGAACTGCATCTAATCTCTACGGGCAATCAAAGGGCCGAGGAACTAGCAGACATTCTTAGTCAAATTCATCCTTATATAGATTTTATCCATCTGCGGGAAAAAGCGAGAAGTGCTAAAGATATATACCAATTGATCCAACTATTGATCGATAAAAAAGTACCACGTTCAAAAATAGTTATGAATGACCGTATCGATGTGGCAATGGCTGCAAATATCAATTCCATTCAACTGGCTTCAAACTCATTGCCAGTCGAACTTGTAAAAAAAACGTTTCCGCATGTAAAAGCGGGGTGTTCTATCCACTCCGCTGAGGAAGCACGACTAGCAGAAAAAAATGGAGCTGATTTCTTATTTTTTGGCCATATCTATCCGACACAATCGAAGCCAGGTCTATCCCCTAGAGGAATTGAACACCTGAGAATCATAGTTGAGTCAGTCGATATACCAGTGATTGCCATTGGTGGAATTACTCCGGACCTTACGCCCGAAGTAGTTAAAGCTGGAGCGAAGGGGATTGCTGTGATGTCGGGGGTGTTGGAAGACGCAGATCCTTTAAAGACCGTACAGTCGTATCGGACGTCTTTGACAAAGGAATGA
- a CDS encoding biotin transporter BioY, giving the protein MTESNFKLRMMIITALFAAIIGILAQVTIPLPLVPITGQTLAIGLAATILGAKCGTLSVVVYLGLGAIGIPVFAQMSGGLGSLFGPTGGYLVGFIPTAFSIGYYLEKTSFTFINAIIANVIGMFMVLTVGTAWLKIFANLSWTGALMGGFVPFILVGLIKAGLAAWIAISVRNRLKSAGLLYLEDKKAL; this is encoded by the coding sequence ATGACAGAATCTAATTTCAAATTGAGAATGATGATTATTACAGCTTTATTTGCAGCAATCATCGGAATACTGGCACAGGTGACAATCCCACTGCCTTTAGTCCCGATCACAGGACAAACACTTGCAATCGGTTTGGCTGCAACAATTTTAGGGGCCAAATGCGGAACTTTATCTGTTGTAGTTTATTTGGGGTTGGGTGCAATTGGCATCCCTGTTTTTGCTCAAATGTCAGGTGGGCTCGGTAGCTTATTCGGACCGACCGGCGGATATCTAGTCGGTTTTATTCCGACCGCTTTCAGTATTGGTTATTATCTCGAAAAAACGAGCTTTACGTTTATCAATGCCATAATTGCCAATGTCATCGGTATGTTTATGGTATTGACTGTGGGAACTGCCTGGTTGAAGATTTTCGCCAATCTTTCGTGGACCGGAGCATTAATGGGTGGATTTGTCCCTTTCATTTTAGTCGGTCTTATTAAAGCTGGGCTTGCCGCTTGGATTGCAATCTCAGTAAGAAATCGTTTGAAATCCGCTGGTCTTTTATATTTAGAAGACAAAAAAGCACTTTAG
- a CDS encoding NUDIX domain-containing protein: MRRIDDLTAGVAVIILNEEKQVLLQKRSDVKLWGIPSGHIEIGETVSEAAIREVKEETNLDVKIIKLIGVYSDPDSQVFAYPNGRVVHFITTCFLAEITGGDLRCNSSESLEIKFFEPQNLPKDLLRMHPQWLKDALAERELAFIR; the protein is encoded by the coding sequence ATGAGAAGAATTGATGATTTAACAGCTGGCGTTGCAGTTATTATCTTAAACGAGGAAAAACAGGTTTTGTTGCAGAAAAGGTCAGATGTAAAGTTATGGGGTATTCCTTCAGGACATATAGAAATAGGCGAAACAGTTTCTGAAGCAGCTATCAGAGAGGTGAAGGAGGAAACTAATTTAGATGTAAAAATTATAAAGCTAATTGGGGTGTACTCTGATCCTGACTCGCAGGTATTTGCTTATCCAAATGGCCGAGTAGTACATTTTATCACAACTTGTTTTCTTGCTGAAATCACTGGCGGCGACCTGCGTTGTAATTCTTCCGAGTCACTAGAAATAAAGTTTTTTGAACCACAAAACTTACCGAAAGACTTACTGAGAATGCACCCTCAATGGTTAAAGGATGCCCTCGCTGAGAGAGAATTGGCATTCATTCGTTAG
- a CDS encoding DUF7878 domain-containing protein, with protein sequence MVFYWCVSAPNVEGELNISIDHSCFFRDPALALLELGVHLKEWRVKDSNAIANFYYFTMEHDEREGPILAFIKESENKWHLFSIWQEFKHEETITTDILLKAVDRYLTELEETLIKRFDIQYSDFIKL encoded by the coding sequence ATCGTATTTTATTGGTGTGTAAGTGCGCCCAATGTAGAGGGAGAATTGAATATTTCAATTGATCATTCTTGCTTCTTTAGAGATCCTGCTCTTGCGCTACTTGAATTAGGAGTCCATTTGAAAGAATGGCGGGTGAAAGATTCAAATGCAATCGCCAACTTTTATTACTTCACAATGGAGCATGATGAAAGAGAAGGACCAATCTTAGCATTTATTAAAGAAAGCGAAAATAAGTGGCATCTCTTTTCGATTTGGCAAGAATTTAAACATGAAGAGACGATAACCACCGATATTTTACTGAAAGCAGTGGATCGATATTTGACTGAGTTAGAAGAAACACTAATCAAGAGGTTCGATATCCAGTACTCAGATTTTATTAAGTTATAG
- a CDS encoding alpha/beta fold hydrolase translates to MKKILNKKNLFILLFTLALLVILSFAISFIWSQNTFEAVDADQIEMEEVIEPEDGWYIYRAENAEKGLILYPGAKVEPEAYAYLAQELSKQNITVAIPSVRLNLSILDVSKADEIIESDDSIEWYVSGHSMGGAAAAMYADQHLDRVNGLILLGAYAASNDYLSESNLPVLSISGSEDGLSTPEKIKENSSNLPQTTDFIEIPGGNHAYFGVYGSQSGDNEAQITVSEQQEIIVDLIVDWLENDHSLSQSGS, encoded by the coding sequence ATGAAAAAAATTCTAAACAAAAAAAACCTATTCATCTTGCTTTTCACACTGGCTTTACTCGTCATTCTGAGCTTCGCCATCTCTTTTATATGGTCTCAAAATACATTTGAAGCGGTAGATGCTGATCAAATCGAAATGGAGGAAGTTATCGAACCTGAGGACGGATGGTATATCTATAGAGCAGAAAATGCCGAAAAAGGTTTGATTCTCTATCCTGGTGCAAAAGTCGAGCCTGAAGCATATGCATATTTAGCACAAGAATTATCCAAACAAAATATCACAGTTGCTATTCCTTCAGTCAGATTAAATTTATCAATTTTAGATGTGTCAAAAGCGGATGAAATAATAGAAAGTGACGACAGCATCGAGTGGTATGTTTCGGGCCATTCCATGGGAGGCGCAGCGGCAGCTATGTATGCCGATCAGCATTTAGATCGCGTAAACGGACTCATATTACTTGGGGCATACGCAGCAAGCAATGACTATTTAAGTGAATCCAACTTACCCGTTTTATCCATAAGCGGTTCAGAGGATGGCTTAAGTACGCCTGAAAAAATTAAGGAAAACAGCTCGAACTTACCGCAAACAACAGATTTCATTGAAATTCCAGGCGGAAATCACGCTTATTTTGGCGTATATGGGAGTCAATCCGGCGACAATGAGGCGCAGATCACCGTTAGTGAACAACAAGAAATCATTGTCGATTTAATTGTTGATTGGTTAGAAAATGATCATTCTTTAAGCCAAAGTGGGTCATGA
- a CDS encoding PadR family transcriptional regulator produces the protein MVKSKFSEPSLLILISLAEQDRHGYAIMEDIEKNYNIKLGPGTLYGAISRLEKAGHISAVESQERKKPYRLTEEGHAYLTEQIREIQKVTNIGMKRLGIT, from the coding sequence ATGGTTAAAAGTAAATTCTCAGAGCCTTCCCTGTTGATTTTGATCAGTCTGGCTGAACAAGATCGGCATGGCTACGCGATTATGGAAGATATTGAAAAGAACTACAATATCAAGTTAGGACCAGGCACATTGTATGGAGCGATTTCGCGTTTAGAAAAAGCCGGTCATATCAGTGCTGTTGAATCTCAGGAGCGCAAAAAACCTTATCGATTAACAGAGGAAGGGCACGCCTATTTAACCGAGCAAATTAGGGAAATTCAGAAGGTGACCAATATAGGAATGAAGAGACTAGGAATAACATGA
- a CDS encoding type II toxin-antitoxin system RelE/ParE family toxin, translating into MKRTFVYVENFDQNWKKQGLGAAEQRELELQLLTDPGQGDVITGTGGLRKMRFSPEREHQGKSGAYRIIYLDIQTSSHTILLLIYAKNQQGNLKPDQKKALKQLVDQLKSFYSSERMDDQ; encoded by the coding sequence ATGAAAAGAACCTTTGTCTATGTAGAAAACTTTGATCAAAATTGGAAAAAGCAAGGACTAGGGGCTGCTGAACAGCGCGAACTCGAACTTCAACTGCTGACCGATCCTGGACAAGGGGACGTCATCACGGGGACCGGTGGCCTTCGGAAAATGCGTTTTTCACCGGAACGTGAACATCAAGGAAAAAGTGGTGCGTATCGTATCATTTACTTGGATATCCAGACGTCCTCCCATACGATTTTGCTGCTGATTTACGCGAAGAACCAACAAGGCAATTTGAAACCAGACCAAAAGAAAGCGCTCAAGCAATTGGTAGACCAATTAAAGAGCTTTTATAGTTCTGAAAGGATGGATGACCAATGA
- a CDS encoding helix-turn-helix domain-containing protein: MNEDQLFHELKTSLGQAIEYAEGNSTKARKKTVAIKELATFSAQEIKDLRLQMNLTQKSFAALMGVSTKTVEAWERGTNHPSGTARRLLEILKNEPHVAEDQQIVSV, encoded by the coding sequence ATGAATGAAGACCAATTGTTTCACGAACTAAAAACGAGTCTAGGGCAAGCGATTGAATACGCAGAAGGCAATTCGACCAAAGCCCGCAAGAAAACGGTCGCGATCAAAGAACTCGCCACTTTTTCTGCGCAAGAAATCAAGGACTTGCGTCTACAGATGAACTTAACACAGAAGTCATTTGCGGCCTTGATGGGCGTTTCCACTAAAACAGTAGAAGCATGGGAACGAGGAACAAACCATCCGAGTGGTACGGCTCGCCGTTTGTTGGAAATTCTGAAAAACGAACCTCATGTTGCGGAAGACCAACAAATCGTCTCTGTCTAA
- a CDS encoding AbrB/MazE/SpoVT family DNA-binding domain-containing protein codes for MHTKRLNNLGRIVIPKEILEIFQLHEGDLVDITHNDRQIIVEPHRQRYVCAVTGKVTEEAIRIGEAWISKEGLKQIVKYMSDE; via the coding sequence GTGCATACAAAAAGGCTTAACAATTTAGGACGTATTGTGATCCCAAAAGAGATTTTAGAGATATTTCAGCTGCACGAAGGCGATTTGGTCGATATCACACATAACGATCGACAAATTATCGTCGAGCCTCATCGACAACGCTATGTCTGTGCCGTGACGGGGAAAGTTACGGAAGAAGCCATTCGGATTGGCGAAGCCTGGATCAGCAAAGAGGGCCTAAAGCAAATTGTGAAATACATGAGTGACGAATAG
- a CDS encoding MMPL family transporter, which produces MSRFFYSIGKTAYSKPWIFIASWLLILGVIITAIVTNGVNTSSETRIDGTAAQDVLDELAEEYPAASGGQGSYLFEVPEGEAIDDPANAQALAMAANEIYGLDHVVNPMDMLQDEEAMAQLQGLQDMMSQLPASEVNHRPFIVQEMPVPGIQISEDGTVALFQFQLTKTAEDLSEAEREELADAANIAQDNSSITVIPTGALQGVDIPIGGTHEIIGLAIAAVILVVTLGSLIAAGLPLVVALIGVGVGVGGTFALSSMFEINSLTPVLALMIGLAVGIDYALFIVNRQRKLINEQQLPAKEAAARAVGTAGSAVFFAGLTVIIALSGLLVIGISFLSSMAIVAALTVLIDVLVALTLLPALLGLIGERIVSAKTRNKAQTNNSSKPSFAQGWITGLLKTKWVAVLLVIIVLGTLAVPVAQMNLGMPSGESANQDTAVRQSYDVISDSFGEGFNGPLLVVAKDQDAAAVDPQEYFQLLSNISQLDGVAEVSPGGFNEDGTIAIISIIPENGPTDEATKQLVESLRTDAAATENTNAEIGVTGLTAVNIDISEKLAEVFPIYIAIIVVLSLLILLVVFRSILIPIKATVGFLLSIMATFGATTAVFQWGWLGSLFGIDTGGTLLSFIPIMVTGILYGLAMDYQVFLVSSMREAYIHGEKGDGAIVSGYKTASKVVVAAALIMVSVFSGFIFTDDIMIKQIGFALAFGILVDAFLIRMIFVPAVMSMFGDKIWWLPKWLDKILPDLDIEGEKLLHELNEKDKDKAIRTNTGENSI; this is translated from the coding sequence GTGTCGAGATTTTTTTACAGCATCGGAAAAACAGCCTATAGCAAGCCTTGGATTTTCATTGCCAGCTGGCTGCTCATTTTAGGCGTCATCATCACAGCCATCGTAACGAATGGCGTGAATACAAGCAGCGAAACAAGAATTGACGGCACCGCCGCACAGGACGTACTGGACGAATTGGCGGAAGAATACCCAGCCGCATCCGGCGGGCAGGGAAGTTACCTGTTCGAAGTGCCGGAAGGGGAAGCCATTGACGATCCGGCCAATGCCCAAGCTTTAGCCATGGCAGCAAATGAAATTTATGGACTAGATCATGTCGTCAATCCAATGGACATGCTGCAAGACGAAGAAGCAATGGCCCAGCTGCAGGGACTGCAAGACATGATGAGCCAGCTCCCGGCGTCTGAAGTCAACCACCGGCCGTTCATCGTTCAAGAAATGCCGGTCCCGGGAATCCAAATTTCAGAAGACGGCACGGTTGCATTATTCCAGTTCCAACTGACCAAAACAGCGGAAGATTTGAGCGAAGCGGAACGCGAAGAACTTGCAGATGCCGCAAATATCGCTCAAGACAATTCTTCCATCACGGTCATTCCGACGGGCGCGCTGCAAGGCGTCGATATCCCGATCGGCGGCACGCATGAAATCATCGGGCTCGCTATCGCAGCAGTCATCCTGGTCGTCACGCTCGGCTCATTAATCGCCGCAGGCTTGCCGCTAGTCGTGGCATTGATCGGCGTCGGTGTGGGCGTTGGCGGAACATTCGCCTTGTCGAGCATGTTCGAGATCAACAGCCTGACACCGGTTCTCGCTTTGATGATCGGCCTTGCTGTCGGCATAGATTATGCCTTGTTCATTGTTAACAGACAGCGCAAACTGATCAACGAACAACAATTGCCCGCTAAAGAAGCGGCTGCCCGTGCAGTCGGTACAGCGGGCAGCGCGGTCTTCTTTGCCGGCTTGACCGTCATCATCGCGCTCAGCGGTTTGCTGGTCATCGGCATCTCGTTCCTCAGCAGCATGGCAATCGTCGCCGCACTGACGGTGCTGATTGATGTGCTGGTCGCGCTCACACTGCTTCCGGCGTTGCTTGGCTTGATCGGGGAGCGGATCGTCTCAGCCAAAACGAGAAATAAAGCTCAAACGAACAACAGCTCGAAACCAAGCTTTGCTCAAGGATGGATCACCGGCTTATTGAAAACGAAATGGGTCGCGGTCTTACTGGTCATTATCGTTCTCGGTACACTCGCAGTGCCAGTCGCACAGATGAACCTCGGTATGCCGTCGGGCGAAAGCGCCAATCAAGACACCGCTGTAAGGCAGAGCTATGACGTCATTTCCGACAGCTTTGGCGAAGGCTTTAACGGCCCGCTTCTTGTCGTGGCCAAAGACCAGGATGCAGCTGCAGTAGATCCGCAGGAATATTTCCAACTGCTCAGCAATATCTCACAGCTTGACGGCGTAGCGGAAGTATCTCCAGGCGGCTTCAATGAAGATGGAACAATCGCCATCATCAGCATCATTCCTGAAAACGGACCAACAGATGAAGCGACAAAACAATTGGTGGAAAGTTTACGGACAGATGCCGCAGCTACTGAAAACACCAATGCAGAAATCGGCGTGACTGGTTTGACGGCGGTCAATATCGACATTTCGGAGAAGTTGGCTGAAGTGTTCCCGATCTATATCGCCATTATCGTCGTGCTGTCACTGCTTATCCTGTTAGTCGTCTTCCGTTCGATCTTGATCCCGATCAAGGCAACGGTCGGTTTCCTGTTGAGCATCATGGCAACATTCGGCGCCACAACCGCAGTCTTCCAATGGGGCTGGCTCGGATCGCTCTTCGGAATCGATACCGGCGGAACGTTGTTGAGCTTTATCCCGATCATGGTCACCGGCATCCTGTACGGGCTCGCCATGGATTACCAAGTATTCCTTGTGTCGTCGATGCGCGAAGCCTATATTCACGGTGAAAAAGGCGATGGGGCCATCGTCAGCGGCTACAAGACAGCGAGTAAAGTCGTGGTCGCCGCCGCATTGATCATGGTCTCGGTATTTTCCGGCTTTATCTTCACGGATGACATCATGATCAAGCAAATCGGATTTGCCTTAGCATTCGGCATCCTCGTCGATGCCTTCCTCATCCGCATGATCTTCGTGCCGGCCGTCATGTCGATGTTCGGCGACAAAATCTGGTGGCTGCCGAAATGGCTCGACAAGATTCTTCCGGATTTAGACATTGAAGGCGAAAAATTGCTCCACGAATTGAATGAAAAAGATAAAGATAAAGCGATACGCACGAATACTGGAGAAAACTCCATCTAA